One genomic window of Paenibacillus xylanilyticus includes the following:
- the ccsA gene encoding cytochrome c biogenesis protein CcsA has protein sequence MSLLDFSSDAFIVSFFLYCAAFLLYAIAVMGKKWSNRDPQAHVARWGKRAFIASIVALAAHFVFFFTRWAGAGHIPVSNMYEFMTFLSMMIMVAFIVVYAIYRKSLLGLFALPLTIIIMAYAAVFPQEVQPLIPALQSIWLKIHVTLAALGEAFFAVGFAAGFMYLLRTVDFSGKDKSSRRQRGWVEFTFVTIVVVIGFIGTIFAFRATGYEAVFVQKTASIDTEVQEDSTIEKVIYRMPPIFAPYQSEVESMTPFLGMKEPLLETPSWMNGVNAGRKLNTVVWSLIVGLILYGIIRLIVRRPLGQALQPMLDGIDADDLDEISYRAIAIGFPIFTLGALIFAMIWAQIAWSRFWGWDPKEVWALITWLYYSVYLHLRLSKGWQGRKSAWLAVLGFLVVMFTLVGVNLIIAGLHSYAGAD, from the coding sequence ATGAGTTTATTGGATTTCAGCAGCGACGCATTTATTGTATCTTTTTTTCTCTATTGTGCTGCATTTTTGTTATACGCTATTGCTGTTATGGGCAAGAAGTGGAGTAATCGAGATCCTCAGGCTCATGTAGCCAGATGGGGGAAAAGAGCATTTATCGCTTCGATCGTTGCACTCGCGGCGCACTTCGTTTTCTTTTTTACGCGCTGGGCTGGAGCAGGCCACATCCCTGTCAGTAACATGTATGAATTCATGACTTTTTTATCCATGATGATCATGGTCGCATTTATTGTGGTATATGCCATCTATCGAAAATCATTGCTTGGACTGTTTGCATTACCACTTACCATTATTATTATGGCATATGCCGCCGTATTCCCACAGGAAGTACAGCCTTTAATCCCCGCATTGCAATCGATTTGGCTTAAAATTCATGTAACGCTTGCTGCCCTGGGTGAAGCCTTCTTCGCGGTTGGATTCGCAGCAGGCTTCATGTATTTGCTCCGTACCGTTGATTTCAGCGGGAAAGACAAATCGTCCAGACGTCAGCGGGGCTGGGTGGAGTTTACCTTCGTTACGATTGTCGTTGTAATCGGGTTTATTGGAACCATATTTGCCTTTCGTGCGACGGGGTACGAGGCGGTTTTTGTCCAGAAAACGGCCAGCATTGACACAGAGGTACAGGAAGATAGTACAATAGAGAAAGTGATTTATCGCATGCCTCCAATTTTTGCACCTTATCAGAGTGAAGTGGAGAGTATGACACCGTTTCTTGGGATGAAGGAACCTCTACTTGAGACGCCATCCTGGATGAACGGAGTTAACGCCGGACGCAAATTGAATACGGTAGTCTGGTCATTGATTGTAGGTTTGATTCTCTACGGAATTATACGATTAATCGTAAGAAGACCGCTTGGACAGGCACTACAACCTATGCTGGACGGCATTGATGCTGATGATTTGGATGAAATCAGTTATCGTGCGATCGCCATCGGTTTTCCGATATTTACTTTAGGGGCATTAATTTTTGCCATGATTTGGGCTCAGATTGCCTGGAGCCGTTTCTGGGGCTGGGATCCCAAAGAAGTGTGGGCATTGATTACATGGCTTTATTATAGTGTGTACCTGCATTTGCGTTTATCCAAAGGGTGGCAGGGCCGAAAATCTGCCTGGCTTGCCGTGCTCGGATTCCTGGTTGTCATGTTTACGCTGGTAGGTGTGAACTTGATCATTGCTGGACTGCACTCTTATGCAGGAGCCGACTAG
- the resB gene encoding cytochrome c biogenesis protein ResB, whose product MFQNTKCECGHQNPVGTVLCEACGKPLLEAEAKSKEVLEMRYDGRARRSQRSNPNIIDRVWNFFSSVKIAVYLIVFTLVGSMLGTIYPQESTFLNIDPSVYYKETYGQLGHIYYLLGLSHTYESWWFILLLVMIGASLVICSLDRVLPLYKALNKQKIRKHMQFLTRQRLVYQGPIEEGAEEWITKAVTPLKKKGYRVHTEGGALLAEKQRFARWGPYVIHIGLIIFLLAVLARGLPGLNLDEHVAFPEGEIKKIPNTSMYLKNEQFNVEFYSEEEVPEQFRNLNKIVPKLFETKVVLYECTADCSDLSKKPQLNEVARHDVRVNHPLNYHGLKAYQFDYDLTPTIRSVTPDLVDAKTGEKYGSFQIDMIDTERSFEVGPYSLTVKDKFMDFGLDENGQPKSLSPSPNAPAFLFVIKGPKLPEEGIQYLYFAKQVDKQRFRQDSINQQLIGGEIPLQLEVDSMDKVDIIQSVSYLNIRVDKAMPFVWVGAGIVMLGLVMGFYWHHRRIWIRIDDGQLTLGGHTNKNWFGFRREVSAVLKQMNLEVDEKSLDNGGNQG is encoded by the coding sequence GTGTTCCAGAATACCAAATGTGAATGTGGACATCAGAACCCGGTCGGTACCGTACTCTGTGAAGCATGCGGTAAACCGCTGCTCGAAGCTGAGGCTAAATCGAAAGAAGTTCTGGAAATGCGCTATGATGGCAGGGCCCGTCGTTCGCAGCGCAGCAACCCGAATATCATTGATCGTGTGTGGAACTTTTTTTCATCCGTGAAGATTGCAGTCTATCTGATTGTATTTACCCTTGTAGGGTCCATGTTGGGAACCATCTACCCTCAAGAGAGTACGTTTCTCAACATTGATCCATCTGTGTATTACAAAGAAACCTATGGACAGTTGGGCCATATCTATTACCTGCTGGGTCTGTCCCATACATACGAATCCTGGTGGTTCATCCTATTGCTTGTTATGATCGGGGCTTCACTCGTCATATGCAGTTTAGATCGGGTGCTTCCGCTCTATAAGGCACTCAACAAGCAAAAAATCCGTAAACACATGCAGTTTCTAACGAGGCAGCGTCTGGTATACCAAGGTCCCATTGAAGAGGGGGCAGAAGAATGGATTACGAAAGCGGTTACGCCGCTTAAAAAGAAAGGATATCGAGTGCATACAGAGGGAGGTGCGCTGCTGGCCGAGAAGCAACGATTCGCCCGGTGGGGACCCTATGTCATTCACATCGGTTTAATTATTTTTCTTCTGGCTGTGTTGGCCCGTGGCCTTCCCGGACTGAATCTGGACGAGCATGTTGCCTTTCCGGAAGGCGAGATCAAGAAAATCCCTAATACCTCTATGTACTTGAAAAATGAACAGTTCAATGTTGAATTTTACAGTGAAGAGGAAGTTCCAGAGCAGTTTCGCAATTTGAATAAAATTGTTCCAAAACTGTTCGAAACCAAAGTTGTGCTCTATGAATGCACCGCTGATTGCTCGGATCTATCCAAGAAGCCTCAATTAAATGAGGTTGCCCGGCATGATGTAAGGGTGAATCATCCATTAAACTATCATGGATTGAAAGCGTATCAGTTCGATTACGACCTTACGCCTACGATTCGCTCGGTAACTCCTGATTTGGTCGATGCCAAAACGGGGGAGAAGTACGGTTCATTCCAGATTGACATGATCGATACAGAGCGATCCTTCGAGGTAGGTCCATACTCACTTACCGTAAAAGACAAGTTTATGGATTTTGGACTTGATGAAAACGGTCAGCCCAAATCCTTATCGCCTTCACCTAATGCACCAGCCTTTTTATTTGTAATCAAAGGACCGAAGCTGCCTGAGGAAGGCATTCAATATCTTTATTTCGCAAAACAGGTGGATAAACAGCGTTTTAGGCAGGATTCAATAAACCAGCAGCTGATAGGGGGAGAAATTCCTCTGCAGCTTGAAGTGGACAGCATGGATAAGGTTGATATCATCCAATCCGTAAGTTATCTGAATATACGTGTAGATAAGGCAATGCCATTTGTCTGGGTTGGAGCCGGAATTGTGATGTTAGGATTGGTCATGGGCTTCTACTGGCATCACCGTCGTATCTGGATCCGAATTGATGATGGTCAGCTCACGCTGGGAGGACACACCAACAAAAACTGGTTTGGCTTCAGGCGTGAAGTATCAGCCGTGTTAAAGCAGATGAATCTTGAAGTGGATGAGAAGTCGTTGGATAACGGGGGGAACCAAGGATGA
- a CDS encoding redoxin domain-containing protein, with protein sequence MGKSRRTVQIVILLLILVLGGYAITTSVSGSNGKPKEGDKAPSFELLGLDGQVHTSEEYEGKAMVINFWGTWCEPCVKEMPALQAQADKWKDQGVQFIGINAGEDQMTVDNFVRQVGVNFPIMLDRDKTSIRDFGISPMPTTFFVSNTGKISTIHIGQLDLDTLDAQISQLAKQP encoded by the coding sequence ATGGGGAAATCAAGAAGAACGGTGCAAATCGTCATTTTGTTATTGATCCTGGTGTTGGGCGGATATGCGATCACCACATCGGTATCCGGCTCGAATGGCAAGCCGAAAGAAGGGGACAAGGCTCCTTCTTTTGAATTGCTGGGCCTGGATGGTCAAGTGCATACGTCTGAAGAATATGAAGGTAAGGCCATGGTGATCAATTTTTGGGGCACTTGGTGTGAGCCCTGTGTGAAAGAGATGCCAGCGCTTCAAGCTCAAGCAGACAAGTGGAAAGATCAGGGTGTTCAATTTATCGGCATTAATGCTGGAGAAGATCAGATGACCGTGGATAATTTTGTTCGTCAGGTGGGCGTCAATTTTCCGATTATGCTCGACCGGGACAAAACTTCGATTCGGGATTTCGGAATCTCGCCGATGCCTACAACCTTTTTCGTATCAAATACAGGCAAAATCTCTACCATTCATATCGGTCAACTTGATTTGGATACGCTTGACGCTCAAATTTCACAACTGGCGAAGCAGCCCTGA
- a CDS encoding pseudouridine synthase, protein MERLQKIIAQAGIASRRKSEELILSGKVEVNGEVVTELGTKANPEEDMITVNGKPIRSEKKVYLMLNKPKGVITSASDPEGRKIVSDYLKGVKERVYPVGRLDYDTEGLLILTNDGEFAHLLTHPKHHVPKTYLATVKGVPHGTALEKLKTGIMLDDGMTAPAEVEYKDVDTANNEAVISITIYEGRNRQVRRMFEAINHPVTRLKRISFGGILLQNLKRGLTRNLTKEEVNNLITLAKSEPAKKMKKR, encoded by the coding sequence ATGGAAAGATTACAAAAAATTATCGCACAGGCAGGTATTGCATCGCGCCGCAAGAGCGAGGAACTGATCCTGTCCGGCAAAGTGGAAGTTAACGGGGAGGTCGTAACCGAACTGGGTACAAAAGCGAACCCCGAAGAGGATATGATTACGGTTAATGGAAAACCGATTCGCAGTGAAAAGAAAGTGTACTTGATGTTGAACAAGCCCAAAGGTGTGATCACGAGTGCATCTGACCCGGAAGGACGGAAAATTGTATCCGACTATCTTAAAGGTGTCAAAGAACGTGTATATCCGGTGGGACGACTGGATTACGACACAGAGGGTCTGCTCATTTTGACCAATGATGGTGAGTTCGCTCACTTGCTGACGCACCCTAAACACCATGTACCCAAAACGTACCTGGCAACGGTTAAAGGCGTTCCGCATGGTACTGCCCTGGAGAAATTAAAGACAGGCATTATGCTGGATGACGGGATGACGGCTCCGGCAGAGGTGGAGTACAAGGATGTGGACACAGCTAACAATGAAGCTGTCATTTCCATTACCATCTACGAAGGTCGTAACCGCCAGGTAAGACGTATGTTCGAGGCGATTAACCATCCGGTAACGCGCTTGAAACGGATCTCCTTTGGTGGCATTTTGCTGCAAAACCTGAAACGGGGACTGACGCGTAATTTGACCAAAGAGGAAGTCAATAACCTGATTACCCTCGCAAAATCGGAACCCGCCAAAAAAATGAAAAAAAGGTAA
- a CDS encoding S1 family peptidase — protein sequence MHKRIKQMLRLGMSSIIAVSLLAGQTGMAAAQAVNTIHFTGYFDKQLRAQMAVTADSFPVVNVRLVKQDEPDMVYYDVGTSILISKDEVLTNYHVVQEFAELKDGDEGTLTVASPGHLERPIKAKIIKTDPVTDMALLKLDKDMDAEPVTFASARDNQIVYTIGFPKNPAGDLVLLDEEFPSTYNTIAKSRVYSSQASDVPGKKGIGSIVKAMAQGNSGGPVLDQNNRVIGMMTFVYGGKTYYITSKTLQSFIKEATSPAKKQIAVAGKVTS from the coding sequence ATGCATAAAAGGATAAAACAAATGCTCCGCTTAGGTATGTCAAGCATCATTGCTGTTTCTTTGCTTGCTGGACAGACAGGCATGGCGGCTGCTCAGGCGGTCAATACGATTCATTTTACAGGTTACTTTGACAAACAACTGCGTGCACAAATGGCCGTTACTGCAGATTCATTCCCTGTGGTGAACGTCCGTCTGGTCAAACAGGATGAGCCGGATATGGTTTACTATGACGTGGGGACTTCCATACTGATCTCCAAGGATGAAGTTCTGACCAACTACCATGTCGTTCAGGAGTTTGCCGAACTGAAGGATGGCGACGAAGGTACGTTAACCGTAGCGAGTCCAGGTCACTTGGAACGCCCCATCAAAGCAAAGATTATCAAAACAGACCCCGTCACAGATATGGCCTTGCTGAAGCTGGACAAGGACATGGATGCAGAACCGGTTACGTTTGCAAGCGCGAGGGATAACCAGATTGTATATACGATTGGATTTCCGAAAAATCCTGCAGGTGATCTAGTGCTGCTGGACGAAGAGTTTCCTTCAACCTATAATACGATTGCCAAAAGCAGGGTATACAGCAGCCAAGCTTCGGATGTGCCGGGCAAAAAGGGAATTGGCAGTATTGTGAAAGCCATGGCACAAGGCAATTCCGGGGGGCCAGTTCTCGATCAGAATAATCGGGTCATTGGTATGATGACGTTTGTATATGGCGGGAAAACCTATTATATTACGTCGAAAACATTGCAGTCTTTCATCAAAGAAGCCACATCACCTGCCAAGAAACAGATTGCTGTCGCAGGCAAGGTAACCAGTTAA
- a CDS encoding spore maturation protein, whose product MLTFINWISVWAIPVIIAFVPLYAFTKKVPVYESFVDGAKDGFSTAISIIPHLVGMMVAISVFRASGALDYVISLFAPLVSWMGVPGEVLPLGILRPLTGTGSLAFTTDLIKTYGPDSMIGRMASTIQGSTDTTLYVLTVYFGAVGIRNGRYALKVGLFSDLVGFIAALAICLIVFG is encoded by the coding sequence ATGTTAACCTTCATCAACTGGATTTCCGTCTGGGCCATTCCGGTTATTATCGCGTTCGTTCCCTTATATGCGTTTACTAAAAAAGTTCCGGTATATGAATCCTTTGTTGATGGAGCAAAAGATGGATTTTCCACAGCGATCAGCATTATCCCGCATCTGGTGGGAATGATGGTAGCCATCAGTGTTTTCCGGGCTTCAGGCGCACTGGATTATGTTATCAGTCTGTTCGCTCCGCTTGTATCCTGGATGGGCGTTCCCGGAGAAGTACTGCCACTCGGCATATTACGTCCATTAACCGGGACAGGCTCTCTTGCTTTTACAACGGATCTAATTAAAACATATGGCCCGGATTCCATGATCGGACGTATGGCTTCCACAATCCAAGGGAGCACAGATACAACCTTATATGTACTGACCGTATATTTTGGAGCCGTTGGCATACGAAATGGCCGATATGCTCTCAAAGTTGGGTTGTTTTCTGACTTGGTCGGTTTTATCGCCGCACTGGCTATTTGTTTGATTGTTTTTGGTTAA
- a CDS encoding nucleoside recognition domain-containing protein, producing MMIVVGFGFAAAKGNIEVVTQAAFDGAATGVTVCFGLISVLVFWMGMMKMAEDAGLLGKIAKLLGPVVAFLFPDVPRNHPAMGYILSNMSANLLGLGNAATPMGIKAMQQLQELNPDKQTASPAMCTLLALNTASITIIPTTLIAIRLNYHSANATEIVGTTLMATIIATLAAIMADRWYRNRTLNRPPRVIKSRNSSMKG from the coding sequence ATGATGATTGTTGTCGGGTTTGGCTTTGCAGCCGCGAAAGGAAATATTGAAGTTGTTACCCAGGCTGCTTTTGATGGGGCGGCAACGGGTGTAACCGTATGTTTTGGATTAATTAGTGTGCTTGTCTTCTGGATGGGGATGATGAAAATGGCAGAAGATGCAGGATTGCTTGGCAAAATAGCCAAACTGCTGGGTCCGGTTGTTGCCTTTTTGTTTCCTGATGTGCCCCGGAATCATCCGGCTATGGGTTATATTTTGTCCAACATGAGCGCTAATCTGCTTGGTCTCGGCAATGCGGCAACGCCAATGGGAATCAAGGCCATGCAGCAGCTGCAGGAGCTGAATCCCGATAAACAAACGGCTTCCCCTGCAATGTGTACATTGCTCGCACTAAATACGGCAAGTATAACCATTATCCCGACCACTCTTATCGCCATTCGTTTGAACTATCATTCAGCCAATGCAACAGAGATTGTAGGCACCACGTTGATGGCAACGATTATCGCCACACTCGCCGCCATTATGGCAGATCGCTGGTATAGGAACAGGACCTTAAACAGACCGCCACGTGTTATAAAGAGCCGTAATTCCAGCATGAAAGGATGA
- a CDS encoding D-alanyl-D-alanine carboxypeptidase family protein: MRMFKKVMIGLLVPLLLLPFIQVAGAQGTIPSPSTHAQSAALIDVTSGRILYSKDGDKELRIASLTKIMTAIVAIEQGKLDDKVKVSSTAFAKEGSSLYLKLGEEMTLENMLYGLMLRSGNDAASAIAEHVGGSEEGFVLLMNQKAEEIGLKHSHFMNPHGLDADGHYSTANDLARLTAYALHNPVFKRIVATEDKSAPNPNESWEYSWHNKNKMLRLYEGADGVKTGYTKKAFRCLVSSATRNGQQLAAVTLNDVDDWNDHARMLDFGFENFPLVEIAQKEQPVANTDVITGRGFTYPLAESEKSGVTKKLVLTTNSSETRSEKNEEQLDPSFGLAGRIDLELKGEFIGSIPVYRKGSYIPPEPKSEEAALGEIGEVSTWATAWRAVLGHLLSP, encoded by the coding sequence ATGCGAATGTTTAAGAAAGTAATGATTGGTTTGCTTGTACCGCTGCTGCTGCTGCCTTTCATACAGGTGGCTGGAGCTCAAGGAACGATCCCTAGCCCATCAACCCATGCGCAGAGTGCAGCGCTTATTGACGTGACTTCTGGAAGAATCCTGTACAGCAAGGACGGAGATAAGGAACTGCGTATTGCCAGTCTGACCAAAATCATGACAGCCATTGTTGCCATTGAACAAGGGAAACTTGATGACAAAGTAAAAGTATCCTCAACCGCTTTTGCCAAGGAAGGGTCATCCCTTTATCTCAAATTGGGAGAAGAAATGACACTGGAAAACATGTTATACGGTTTAATGCTGAGGTCTGGCAATGATGCCGCTTCTGCTATTGCAGAGCATGTTGGTGGATCAGAAGAAGGCTTCGTCCTGTTAATGAACCAAAAGGCAGAGGAAATTGGACTTAAGCATTCGCATTTTATGAATCCACACGGTCTTGATGCAGATGGACATTATTCCACAGCCAATGACTTGGCCCGTTTAACGGCTTATGCACTGCACAATCCTGTTTTCAAACGAATCGTTGCTACTGAGGACAAATCAGCGCCTAATCCGAATGAGAGTTGGGAGTACTCTTGGCACAACAAAAATAAAATGCTGCGATTGTATGAAGGCGCTGACGGGGTGAAAACCGGATATACCAAAAAGGCGTTTAGGTGCCTGGTTAGCTCCGCAACCCGGAATGGTCAGCAGCTGGCTGCCGTCACGTTAAATGATGTAGATGATTGGAATGATCATGCACGCATGCTTGATTTTGGATTTGAGAATTTCCCTTTGGTGGAGATTGCTCAAAAAGAGCAGCCAGTGGCTAACACGGATGTTATTACGGGACGTGGATTTACTTATCCGCTTGCAGAGAGCGAGAAGTCGGGCGTAACCAAAAAGCTGGTGCTAACGACCAATTCATCAGAGACCAGAAGCGAAAAGAATGAGGAGCAGCTGGATCCGTCCTTCGGCCTCGCTGGGCGCATTGATCTGGAGCTCAAAGGGGAGTTCATTGGTTCAATCCCGGTGTATCGCAAAGGCAGCTATATCCCACCTGAGCCGAAGTCAGAAGAAGCAGCACTTGGCGAGATTGGTGAAGTTTCAACATGGGCAACGGCATGGCGGGCGGTGCTAGGTCACTTGTTATCTCCATAA
- the ytfJ gene encoding GerW family sporulation protein gives MSDHPIQGLMETAMENIKAMVDVNTIVGDAVETPDGTVILPISKVGFGFAAGGSDFHVNDGKSKEGSSVPGAKTESAHSANVASPFGGGSGGGVSIRPIAFLVVGKQGVHIVPLDNSTHLFEKLIDSTPYVLDRLQGMFQRNTSQNDDSGVRVTPDHTTYS, from the coding sequence ATGTCAGATCATCCAATTCAAGGCTTAATGGAAACCGCAATGGAGAATATCAAGGCCATGGTGGATGTTAATACCATTGTTGGCGATGCGGTAGAAACACCAGACGGCACGGTTATTCTGCCGATCAGTAAAGTCGGTTTTGGATTCGCCGCTGGAGGCAGCGATTTTCATGTGAATGATGGAAAGAGCAAAGAAGGCAGCTCGGTCCCTGGTGCAAAGACTGAAAGTGCTCATTCAGCCAACGTTGCTTCACCATTCGGTGGAGGTAGTGGTGGTGGCGTATCCATTCGCCCGATAGCCTTCCTTGTTGTTGGAAAACAAGGCGTGCACATCGTGCCACTGGACAACTCCACTCATCTGTTTGAGAAACTCATTGATTCTACACCTTATGTTCTTGACAGATTACAGGGGATGTTCCAGCGTAATACCTCTCAAAATGATGACTCTGGCGTACGCGTTACACCGGATCATACCACTTACAGCTAA
- a CDS encoding DUF2953 domain-containing protein — MWIWLGGIGLFAALLLAAVLISNVHVHFTFRKHKSDDFARINVRLFYGIVRINYEIPSIVFRNMKEGFLVKTEQHVNHTYGEAEGHERINKRKVKKWAKDVKIMMRATDALKIWARQTLNRLHITQLSWSTRIGIGDAAHTAILTGWVWSIKSIIIGFLSYQIQFKRPPMLEVVPVWEDELEFQTELNCKMKIRITAVMLAGVRLMTRVLEVDGGWRMWLKILREQRRRHKQKLKEQQG, encoded by the coding sequence GTGTGGATTTGGCTTGGAGGAATCGGCTTGTTCGCCGCACTGCTGCTTGCCGCTGTTCTCATCTCGAATGTTCATGTGCATTTTACGTTCCGTAAACATAAAAGCGATGATTTCGCGCGGATCAACGTCCGCCTCTTCTACGGAATTGTACGTATTAACTATGAAATACCAAGTATCGTCTTTCGTAACATGAAAGAAGGTTTCCTGGTGAAAACCGAACAGCATGTCAATCATACGTACGGAGAAGCAGAAGGGCATGAGCGTATCAACAAACGTAAAGTCAAAAAGTGGGCAAAAGACGTAAAGATCATGATGAGGGCTACGGATGCACTCAAAATCTGGGCAAGGCAGACGCTGAACCGTCTACATATAACCCAGCTGTCCTGGTCGACCCGAATAGGTATCGGAGATGCAGCACACACCGCTATTCTTACGGGCTGGGTATGGAGCATCAAGTCGATTATCATTGGTTTTTTGTCGTATCAGATACAATTTAAACGTCCGCCCATGCTTGAAGTGGTTCCTGTTTGGGAAGATGAGTTGGAGTTTCAAACAGAACTGAACTGCAAAATGAAAATTCGTATTACGGCGGTTATGCTCGCTGGAGTGAGGCTAATGACACGGGTACTAGAAGTGGATGGCGGATGGCGGATGTGGCTGAAAATACTACGGGAACAACGACGCAGACACAAGCAGAAATTGAAGGAGCAACAAGGCTAA
- the scpB gene encoding SMC-Scp complex subunit ScpB: protein MDFPKLKSIIEGLLFLSGEEGLSIKQIAEIVDQRVELVSDAVEEMIADFMNQGRGVQILKIAGVVQLGTLPEHAAYFEKLAYSPARTSLSQAALETLAIVAYRQPITRIEIEEIRGVKSERAIHTLVNKDLIEEVGRAEAIGRPILYGTTKSFLDYFGLASLKDLPEPGLFEDSENLEEETQLLFNKLDGQQVDSGSTDLNDLNEFDHENMDNHDEVHDEDLDS, encoded by the coding sequence ATGGATTTTCCGAAATTGAAGTCGATTATTGAGGGGCTGCTCTTTTTGTCCGGAGAGGAAGGTCTAAGCATCAAACAAATTGCCGAGATCGTGGATCAGCGGGTGGAGCTGGTATCAGATGCCGTAGAGGAAATGATCGCCGACTTCATGAACCAGGGGCGAGGCGTTCAAATTCTCAAAATTGCGGGAGTGGTCCAGTTGGGAACGCTTCCGGAGCATGCTGCGTATTTTGAAAAGCTGGCATACTCTCCTGCACGGACTTCGTTATCTCAGGCTGCACTTGAAACACTTGCCATTGTGGCGTATCGTCAGCCGATTACACGGATTGAGATCGAAGAGATTCGCGGTGTGAAATCCGAACGGGCCATCCATACACTGGTCAATAAGGATTTGATTGAAGAAGTAGGACGAGCCGAGGCGATTGGACGACCTATATTGTACGGAACAACCAAATCGTTCCTCGACTATTTTGGACTTGCTTCACTTAAAGATCTTCCGGAGCCAGGTTTGTTTGAAGACTCTGAGAATCTGGAAGAAGAGACACAGCTGCTGTTTAACAAGCTGGATGGACAACAGGTGGACTCGGGAAGCACGGATCTCAATGATCTCAATGAGTTTGACCATGAAAATATGGATAACCATGATGAGGTACATGACGAGGATCTGGATTCGTAA
- a CDS encoding segregation and condensation protein A, whose amino-acid sequence MTVVTYKLETFEGPLDLLLHLIDKAEIHIQDIPISDITDQYMAYLHSMQELELDITSEFLVMAATLLSIKSKLLLPKPPVIEDFEDYDYMEEEDYDPRAELIARLIEYRKYKGIARHLHEREWERSLIFSKEPEDLRPYMPVETQSNPVEGLHTSDLIAAFQKALRKAEKRTTVTRIQRDEISVKDRIRDVLGALESMGPGGRLLFSKLLDDQIYRHEIVVTFLAVLELMKMKQIVCYQERMFEDIVMEWRGEARNHGFSEIEVDY is encoded by the coding sequence GTGACGGTAGTTACATATAAACTGGAAACTTTTGAAGGGCCTTTGGATCTGCTGCTTCATCTGATCGATAAGGCAGAAATTCATATCCAGGATATTCCCATCAGCGATATTACCGATCAATATATGGCGTATCTGCATTCGATGCAGGAATTGGAGCTGGATATTACGAGTGAGTTTTTGGTAATGGCAGCAACGCTTCTGTCCATCAAGAGCAAACTTTTACTGCCCAAACCACCGGTGATTGAAGACTTTGAGGATTATGATTATATGGAAGAAGAAGATTATGATCCACGTGCGGAGCTGATTGCACGTCTGATAGAATATCGCAAATACAAAGGAATAGCCCGTCATCTACATGAGCGGGAATGGGAACGGAGCCTTATTTTCTCCAAAGAGCCTGAGGACCTCAGGCCGTATATGCCTGTGGAGACCCAATCCAATCCTGTAGAGGGTTTGCATACTTCGGATCTGATTGCCGCTTTTCAGAAGGCACTGCGTAAGGCAGAGAAGCGTACAACGGTTACACGAATTCAGCGTGATGAGATCTCGGTGAAGGATCGTATACGTGATGTCCTTGGAGCTCTGGAGAGTATGGGACCGGGAGGAAGGCTGTTATTTTCCAAACTGCTGGATGATCAGATTTACCGGCATGAAATTGTAGTCACATTTTTGGCTGTACTGGAACTGATGAAGATGAAACAGATTGTCTGTTATCAGGAGCGGATGTTTGAGGATATCGTTATGGAGTGGAGAGGGGAAGCAAGGAATCATGGATTTTCCGAAATTGAAGTCGATTATTGA
- the ribE gene encoding 6,7-dimethyl-8-ribityllumazine synthase → MPNYFEGHLVSEGLKYGVVVGRFNEFITSKLLSGALDAFKRHGVQDSEVDVAWVPGAFEIPLIAQKMAESGKYDAVITLGTVIRGSTTHYDYVCNEMAKGVAAINLKTGVPTIFGLVTTENIEQAIERAGTKAGNKGWDAATAAIEMANLTKQLK, encoded by the coding sequence ATGCCGAACTATTTTGAAGGACATTTGGTATCGGAAGGTTTAAAATATGGAGTGGTTGTAGGACGTTTTAATGAATTTATCACAAGCAAATTGCTCAGCGGAGCACTCGATGCGTTCAAACGTCACGGCGTGCAGGACAGTGAAGTCGACGTAGCCTGGGTTCCAGGAGCTTTCGAAATCCCGCTGATTGCACAAAAAATGGCGGAGAGCGGTAAATATGACGCTGTCATTACACTGGGTACGGTTATCCGTGGCTCAACGACACATTATGATTATGTGTGCAACGAAATGGCAAAAGGAGTGGCAGCCATTAACCTCAAAACGGGCGTGCCTACGATCTTTGGTCTGGTTACAACGGAGAATATTGAACAAGCGATTGAACGTGCTGGTACGAAGGCTGGTAACAAAGGTTGGGATGCTGCCACGGCTGCAATTGAAATGGCGAACTTGACGAAACAGCTAAAATAG